The following proteins are co-located in the Dromiciops gliroides isolate mDroGli1 chromosome 2, mDroGli1.pri, whole genome shotgun sequence genome:
- the LOC122738757 gene encoding dephospho-CoA kinase domain-containing protein-like: MFLVGLSGGIASGKSSVVQVFRDLGCAVIEVDAIAHEVVKPGYPAYHHIVQAFGHEILLENGEINHQALGSIIFHYSEKLKLLNAITHPEIHKEMLKQGIMKYLVQRYRYVIWDITLLFETKAMLRFLKHTVVVYCDPQTQLSRLMQRNGLSREEAEERIAARLPFEEKRQLAWHILDNSGEWEVTRPQTLHLHSQLEDSLDFLPLRLRLFTTFVGLIYLFSQHLLF, from the exons ATGTTCTTGGTGGGACTGTCAGGGGGCATTGCATCAGGAAAGAGCTCAGTAGTTCAGGTGTTCAGGGACCTGGGATGTGCTGTGATTGAAGTGGACGCCATTGCCCACGAGGTAGTAAAGCCAGGTTACCCTGCCTACCATCATATCGTGCAAGCCTTTGGACATGAGATCCTGCTAGAGAATGGTGAGATCAACCACCAAGCACTGGGAAGCATCATCTTCCACTATTCTGAGAAGCTCAAACTGCTGAATGCCATCACCCATCCAGAAATTCATAAGGAGATGctgaagcagggg ATCATGAAGTACTTGGTTCAAAGGTACCGATATGTGATTTGGGACATCACCTTGCTGTTTGAAACCAAAGCAATGTTACGATTCTTGAAGCATACAGTGGTGGTATATTGTGACCCCCAAACCCAGCTGTCACGTCTGATGCAGCGGAATGGGCTGAGTCGAGAGGAGGCTGAGGAACGGATTGCAGCCCGACTGCCCTTTGAAGAGAAACGCCAACTGGCTTGGCACATCCTGGACAACTCAGGGGAGTGGGAGGTCACCCGCCCACAGACCCTCCACCTGCATTCCCAGCTAGAGGATTCCCTGGACTTTTTACCATTGAGGCTTCGGCTGTTCACTACTTTTGTTGGCCTCATATACCTATTCTCTCAGCACCTCCTGTTTTAA